In one Gammaproteobacteria bacterium genomic region, the following are encoded:
- a CDS encoding fatty acid desaturase: protein MAHGLVELPWWGYLITLLVMTHITIAGVTIYLHRHQAHRALGLHPLISHFFRFWLWLTTAIVTREWAAIHRKHHAKCETVDDPHSPKILGIRKVLWDGISLYRSEQKNEETIRRYGHGTPDDWIEHHLYTRYRDAGIVIMLIINLLMFGPIGLSIWAIQMAWIPFFAAGVINGLGHHGGYRNFESPDASTNLLPLGLLIGGEELHNNHHAFPASAKLSVKWWEFDIGWMYICLLKLAGLASIKRTVPKPRFDFAKTVIDSETAKAIITNRFQIMARFAKEVLRHVHKEELQKADRNDRKTWLSLKHARKLMTREQSLLDERSRAILRQALEQYHNLRTVYTMKQKLQHIWDRSATTQEHLMQAIEDWCKQAEATRIAVLGEFAARLRACTMGPVQKQPSAC from the coding sequence ATGGCCCATGGACTTGTTGAATTGCCCTGGTGGGGCTACCTTATCACCTTGCTGGTAATGACTCATATCACCATAGCGGGTGTAACCATCTATCTCCATCGACACCAGGCCCATCGCGCCCTGGGTCTTCATCCGCTGATCAGCCATTTCTTCCGCTTCTGGCTGTGGCTTACCACGGCCATTGTCACAAGGGAATGGGCCGCCATTCATCGCAAACATCACGCAAAATGCGAGACAGTCGATGACCCTCACAGCCCGAAAATACTTGGTATCCGGAAAGTTCTGTGGGACGGCATTTCGCTTTACCGCAGCGAACAAAAGAATGAAGAAACCATCAGGCGCTACGGTCATGGCACCCCGGATGACTGGATTGAGCATCACCTGTATACCCGCTATCGCGATGCCGGCATTGTAATCATGCTGATCATTAATTTATTGATGTTCGGGCCAATCGGGCTGAGCATCTGGGCAATACAAATGGCCTGGATACCGTTTTTTGCCGCGGGCGTCATTAACGGGCTTGGCCATCATGGCGGGTACAGAAACTTCGAATCGCCCGATGCGTCTACCAACCTGTTACCCCTCGGTCTCCTGATCGGCGGTGAAGAGCTGCACAACAATCACCACGCGTTTCCGGCGTCCGCCAAACTCTCCGTCAAGTGGTGGGAATTCGATATCGGCTGGATGTATATCTGCCTGCTGAAACTGGCGGGACTTGCTTCAATCAAACGGACAGTTCCGAAACCGCGATTTGATTTTGCAAAAACAGTCATTGATTCTGAAACCGCCAAGGCCATCATAACCAATCGTTTCCAGATCATGGCCCGCTTCGCCAAAGAGGTTTTGCGGCATGTGCACAAGGAAGAATTGCAAAAGGCTGACCGAAACGATCGCAAGACATGGCTTTCACTGAAGCACGCGCGCAAATTGATGACGCGCGAACAAAGCCTCCTGGACGAACGCAGTCGCGCAATACTGAGGCAAGCCCTCGAGCAATATCATAACCTGCGCACGGTCTATACGATGAAACAAAAACTCCAGCATATCTGGGACCGGTCGGCGACCACGCAGGAACATCTCATGCAGGCGATAGAAGACTGGTGCAAACAGGCGGAAGCTACAAGAATCGCTGTGCTGGGTGAATTTGCCGCCCGACTACGTGCTTGCACCATGGGGCCCGTGCAGAAGCAACCTTCAGCCTGCTAG
- a CDS encoding HNH endonuclease, with translation MPLGWIDYQEAVRICYSGQMAYAFGAILYTVHGGYNAVTGKRSVISVNSIIATNGQQNSWLKSRHHYTPPLNNSTLFARDGYICMYCGSRFQDRELSRDHIIPLSKGGVDRWSNVITACKRCNNHKAGRTPEQAGMELLAVPFVPTHAEYVYLQGKRVLADQMEFLLAHFPRTSPLHDRIRQMI, from the coding sequence ATGCCTCTTGGCTGGATTGATTATCAGGAAGCGGTGAGAATCTGTTACTCAGGGCAAATGGCTTACGCCTTCGGCGCGATTCTGTATACGGTGCACGGCGGATACAATGCCGTTACCGGGAAACGCAGCGTTATCTCGGTGAATTCAATTATAGCAACCAATGGGCAGCAAAACTCATGGTTGAAATCGCGACATCACTACACGCCCCCTCTGAATAATTCCACGCTGTTTGCCCGGGACGGGTATATTTGCATGTATTGCGGTAGTCGTTTTCAGGATCGCGAGTTGTCGAGAGACCATATTATTCCGCTGAGCAAGGGTGGCGTGGACCGCTGGAGCAATGTTATTACTGCATGCAAACGCTGCAATAATCACAAGGCTGGTCGTACACCCGAACAGGCAGGAATGGAGTTATTGGCAGTTCCGTTTGTGCCAACACACGCAGAGTATGTCTACTTGCAGGGAAAGCGCGTGCTGGCAGATCAGATGGAATTCCTGTTGGCACATTTCCCCCGGACCAGCCCGTTGCATGATCGAATCAGGCAAATGATCTAG
- a CDS encoding class II aldolase/adducin family protein, with amino-acid sequence MTCLDELIQFYRLLCKHRLNDSHSGNASISDAHGMWITPTGACAETVTKSDLVYCPHNQSIPDNASRDSMLHRAIYSTRPDARVVLHAHPSHALALTLNGLDFTPEDFEGNLYFGTVPVVSINYDTWFSDSAEKISKALLDNNIVIARGHGVYSCSDSMEQAFKWISSLESSAHIAAIEQALTKNPDG; translated from the coding sequence ATGACGTGTCTTGACGAACTCATCCAATTTTATCGCCTGCTCTGCAAGCATCGGCTTAACGACTCTCATAGCGGTAATGCCTCGATTTCCGATGCCCATGGTATGTGGATTACGCCGACAGGCGCCTGCGCTGAAACCGTAACAAAAAGCGACCTGGTTTACTGTCCGCATAACCAGTCCATTCCGGATAATGCTTCCCGGGACTCCATGCTGCATCGCGCCATCTACTCAACGCGGCCAGACGCCAGGGTTGTATTGCATGCTCATCCTTCACATGCTCTCGCGTTGACACTTAACGGCCTGGATTTCACACCTGAAGATTTTGAAGGCAACCTCTATTTCGGCACCGTGCCTGTCGTGAGCATCAACTATGACACCTGGTTTTCGGATTCAGCGGAAAAAATCAGCAAGGCCCTGCTCGACAACAATATTGTGATAGCACGCGGACATGGCGTTTACAGCTGCAGTGATTCCATGGAACAGGCGTTCAAATGGATAAGCTCGCTGGAATCCAGCGCACACATTGCCGCAATCGAACAGGCATTGACAAAAAACCCTGACGGCTGA
- the rpmG gene encoding 50S ribosomal protein L33 encodes MAAIREKIKLVSSAGTGHFYTTTKNKRQHPEKMEVKKFDPRVRKHVMYKEAKIK; translated from the coding sequence ATGGCAGCGATTCGCGAAAAGATCAAGTTGGTTTCCAGTGCCGGTACCGGTCACTTTTACACCACCACCAAGAACAAGCGTCAGCACCCTGAAAAGATGGAAGTGAAGAAATTCGATCCCCGGGTACGCAAGCACGTGATGTACAAGGAAGCCAAGATCAAATAA
- the rpmB gene encoding 50S ribosomal protein L28 produces the protein MSKVCQVTGKSPMSGNNVSHANNKTRRRFLPNLHYRRLWVESEKRWVRLRVSQQGLRTIDKVGIDVVLKDMRARGEKV, from the coding sequence ATGTCCAAGGTTTGCCAGGTAACAGGGAAAAGCCCCATGAGCGGCAATAACGTTTCCCATGCCAACAATAAAACCCGTCGCCGGTTCCTGCCGAACCTGCATTACCGTCGCCTGTGGGTGGAAAGCGAAAAGCGCTGGGTGCGTCTGCGTGTATCGCAGCAGGGCCTGCGTACCATTGACAAGGTCGGTATTGACGTCGTGTTGAAAGACATGCGCGCCCGTGGCGAGAAGGTTTAA
- the radC gene encoding DNA repair protein RadC yields MAITDWPAEERPREKLLSKGPAALSDAELLAIFLRTGLPGKTALDLARELLVEYGGLRGLLAANQSEFCAFPGMGNAKFAQLQASLEMSRRHLGERVMRGETLTSPEQTREWLLAHLRDRLQEVFCVLFLDNRNRVLAFEELFQGTLNGASVYPREVLRRALAHNAGAVILVHNHPSGVAEPSRADESLTRRLADVLSHVDVRVLDHFVIGDGEIVSFAERGLI; encoded by the coding sequence ATGGCAATTACCGATTGGCCGGCCGAAGAGCGGCCGCGCGAAAAATTGTTATCCAAGGGGCCTGCGGCCCTGTCTGATGCCGAGTTACTGGCGATATTCCTGAGAACCGGGTTGCCTGGCAAAACCGCGCTGGACCTGGCGCGGGAGTTGCTGGTCGAGTACGGTGGCCTGCGTGGCTTGCTGGCAGCAAACCAGTCCGAATTCTGCGCCTTTCCGGGTATGGGCAACGCCAAGTTCGCCCAGCTGCAGGCATCGCTGGAAATGAGCCGGCGCCACCTGGGTGAGCGGGTGATGCGTGGCGAGACCCTGACCTCGCCTGAGCAGACCCGGGAGTGGCTTTTGGCCCATCTCCGGGATCGGCTCCAGGAAGTATTCTGCGTATTGTTCCTGGATAACCGAAACCGGGTGTTGGCATTCGAGGAACTGTTCCAGGGGACGCTGAACGGGGCGTCGGTATACCCGCGCGAGGTGCTGCGGCGGGCCCTGGCCCACAACGCCGGTGCCGTGATCCTGGTGCACAACCACCCGTCGGGGGTAGCTGAGCCCAGCCGGGCCGATGAGAGCCTGACGCGCCGACTGGCTGACGTACTGAGCCATGTGGATGTGCGGGTACTGGACCACTTTGTCATCGGCGATGGCGAGATCGTTTCCTTTGCTGAGCGCGGCCTGATTTGA
- the coaBC gene encoding bifunctional phosphopantothenoylcysteine decarboxylase/phosphopantothenate--cysteine ligase CoaBC, which produces MNRLLGKQILVGVTGGIAAYKAAELVRNLKKAGAEVRVIMTRGAQEFVTDLTFQALSGHPVYRDLLNTEAEAGMGHIELARWADALLVAPATADFIARLHAGRADDLLTTVALATEAPVAVAPAMNRVMWSNPATRDNIAALKQKGIHVWGPAAGEQACGEVGEGRMLEPAELADHLDRLFATGSLSGRHVVITAGPTWEALDPVRGLSNRSSGKMGYAIAQAALEAGASVTLISGPVALKAPGRARLVEVESARDMHQAVMTHINDADIFIGVAAVADYRPETVADNKIKKHADEFTIKLVKNPDILADVAALADRPYTVGFAAETTNVENHAREKLERKHIDLIAANRVGNGEGFGTDDNRLTLIDRDGIVELPQQSKAQLARQLINHITVKYHAQSTTEDSRQTHRQ; this is translated from the coding sequence ATGAATCGATTGCTTGGTAAACAAATCCTGGTGGGCGTAACCGGCGGCATCGCCGCCTACAAGGCCGCCGAACTGGTGCGCAACCTGAAGAAGGCCGGCGCCGAGGTGCGCGTCATCATGACCCGTGGCGCGCAGGAGTTTGTCACCGATCTCACTTTCCAGGCCCTGTCCGGCCATCCCGTGTATCGTGACCTGCTGAATACCGAGGCCGAAGCCGGCATGGGTCATATTGAGCTGGCACGTTGGGCCGATGCCTTGCTGGTCGCACCGGCCACGGCTGATTTTATTGCCCGCCTCCACGCCGGTCGTGCCGATGACCTGCTGACAACCGTGGCGCTGGCCACCGAGGCGCCGGTCGCGGTGGCCCCGGCCATGAACCGGGTTATGTGGTCCAACCCGGCCACCCGGGACAATATCGCCGCACTCAAACAAAAAGGCATACATGTCTGGGGACCGGCGGCAGGCGAACAGGCCTGCGGCGAAGTGGGCGAAGGTCGCATGCTTGAACCGGCCGAACTGGCTGACCACCTTGACCGCCTGTTTGCCACCGGCAGTCTCTCCGGCCGCCATGTGGTCATTACAGCAGGTCCCACCTGGGAGGCGCTCGACCCGGTTCGTGGACTGAGCAATCGCAGCTCCGGCAAAATGGGTTATGCCATTGCCCAGGCAGCGCTGGAAGCCGGGGCGTCAGTGACCTTGATCTCCGGACCGGTCGCACTCAAGGCGCCGGGCCGCGCCCGGCTGGTCGAGGTTGAAAGTGCCCGCGATATGCACCAGGCAGTCATGACCCATATTAATGATGCAGACATTTTCATCGGTGTCGCCGCGGTGGCGGACTACCGCCCGGAGACCGTGGCGGACAACAAGATCAAGAAGCATGCCGACGAATTTACGATCAAGCTGGTCAAAAACCCCGATATTCTTGCCGATGTAGCCGCGCTGGCAGATCGGCCTTACACCGTGGGTTTTGCAGCCGAGACCACAAACGTGGAAAATCACGCCCGCGAAAAGCTCGAGCGTAAACACATAGACCTCATCGCCGCCAACCGTGTCGGCAACGGCGAGGGATTTGGGACAGATGATAACCGGTTGACGTTGATTGATCGTGACGGCATCGTCGAGCTGCCGCAGCAATCCAAGGCACAACTGGCACGACAACTTATAAACCACATCACTGTTAAATATCATGCACAAAGTACAACTGAAGATTCTCGACAAACGCATCGGCAATGA
- the dut gene encoding dUTP diphosphatase gives MMHKVQLKILDKRIGNEFPMPSYATDGSAGIDLRACVDEHVHVDPGDTHLIPTGIAIHMADPGMAAVLLPRSGLGHKHGIVLGNLVGLIDSDYQGQVFVSVWNRGSEHFSIEPGDRICQMVFVPVIQAEFHVVDEFDESDRGDGGFGHTGKK, from the coding sequence ATCATGCACAAAGTACAACTGAAGATTCTCGACAAACGCATCGGCAATGAATTTCCCATGCCCAGCTATGCCACCGATGGCTCCGCCGGCATCGACCTGCGCGCCTGCGTGGATGAGCATGTTCATGTCGACCCGGGTGATACCCACCTGATCCCGACCGGCATTGCCATTCACATGGCCGACCCCGGCATGGCAGCAGTACTGTTGCCACGCTCCGGCCTCGGCCACAAGCACGGCATCGTCCTGGGCAACCTGGTCGGCCTCATTGATTCCGATTACCAGGGCCAGGTGTTTGTCTCGGTATGGAATCGCGGCAGTGAACATTTCAGCATTGAACCCGGTGATCGTATTTGCCAAATGGTGTTCGTGCCGGTCATCCAGGCCGAATTCCATGTTGTTGATGAATTCGATGAAAGCGATCGCGGTGACGGCGGCTTTGGCCACACCGGGAAAAAATAA
- a CDS encoding phosphomannomutase/phosphoglucomutase has product MNKQVPAEIFKAYDIRGIVGKTLDKDIAYQIGRAFGSEAIEAGMKVVVIGRDGRISGPDMAEALTGGLMDSGCRVMDIGMVPTPVLYFATHHLGTQTGISITGSHNPTDYNGFKMVIAGETLAQERIQLLRQRIENQDFTSGKGMLLQADVRDAYLDRILGDIKLARPLSIAVDCGNGVAGEWAPILFEKLGCDITRLYCDVDGTFPNHHPDPSQARNLEDVISIVKQANLDLGLAFDGDGDRVGVVTRNGDIIWPDRIMQLFAQDVLSRNPGGEIIYDVKCSRKLHEAIEKSGGKATMWKTGHSLIKAKLKETGALLAGEMSGHIFFKERWYGFDDAMYAAARLLEILSQQDRPPAEVFAALPDTVNTPELQIAFEEGEHHKAIEELVAAADFSDARVSTIDGLRVDFEDGFGLVRASNTTPVWVLRFEADNDAALARIQERFSRLIKQIRPEARLPY; this is encoded by the coding sequence ATGAACAAGCAGGTACCGGCCGAAATTTTCAAGGCCTATGATATTCGCGGCATAGTCGGCAAGACACTCGACAAGGACATTGCCTACCAGATCGGTCGCGCCTTCGGCAGCGAAGCCATTGAAGCGGGCATGAAGGTGGTGGTTATCGGTCGTGATGGCCGCATCTCCGGGCCTGACATGGCCGAAGCACTGACCGGCGGACTCATGGACAGCGGTTGCCGGGTCATGGACATTGGCATGGTGCCAACACCGGTGTTGTATTTCGCCACGCACCACCTGGGCACACAAACCGGCATCAGCATTACCGGCAGCCACAACCCTACCGACTACAACGGCTTCAAGATGGTCATTGCCGGTGAAACCCTGGCGCAGGAACGCATCCAGCTGCTGCGTCAACGCATCGAGAACCAGGATTTCACCAGCGGCAAGGGCATGTTACTGCAGGCCGACGTTCGCGATGCCTACCTGGATCGCATACTGGGTGACATCAAGCTGGCACGGCCGCTGTCCATAGCGGTGGACTGTGGCAATGGCGTTGCCGGTGAATGGGCGCCGATCCTGTTTGAAAAACTGGGTTGCGACATTACCCGGCTGTACTGCGATGTCGATGGCACCTTTCCCAATCATCATCCCGATCCAAGCCAGGCCAGGAACCTTGAAGATGTTATCTCTATCGTCAAGCAGGCCAACCTGGATCTCGGCCTGGCATTTGACGGCGACGGTGATCGTGTCGGCGTCGTCACCAGGAACGGTGACATCATCTGGCCCGACCGTATCATGCAACTGTTTGCCCAGGACGTACTGTCCCGCAATCCCGGTGGCGAAATCATTTACGATGTTAAATGTTCACGCAAGTTGCACGAGGCCATCGAAAAATCCGGCGGCAAGGCAACCATGTGGAAGACCGGTCATTCACTGATCAAGGCCAAGCTCAAGGAAACCGGCGCCCTGCTCGCCGGTGAAATGAGCGGTCATATCTTCTTCAAGGAACGCTGGTACGGCTTCGATGACGCCATGTACGCAGCGGCACGACTCCTGGAAATCCTGTCGCAACAGGATCGGCCACCTGCCGAGGTATTCGCGGCACTGCCGGATACCGTTAACACACCCGAACTGCAAATCGCTTTTGAAGAAGGTGAACATCACAAGGCCATTGAAGAACTGGTGGCGGCTGCAGATTTCAGTGACGCGCGTGTCAGCACTATCGATGGCTTGCGCGTGGATTTTGAAGACGGCTTTGGTCTCGTGCGCGCATCCAATACCACGCCGGTATGGGTGCTGCGATTCGAGGCTGACAACGATGCAGCACTGGCGCGCATACAGGAACGCTTCAGCAGGCTGATCAAGCAAATCCGGCCGGAAGCCAGGTTGCCGTACTAG
- a CDS encoding CopD family protein produces the protein MSFLLMLHVLAAVIWVGGMFFAHQVTRPAALVLEPPLRLTLWANQFSRFFPIVWACVIILPATGYVVIFNNFGGFANATLYIHFMHIVGWLMIAVFLHVFFAPYKRLRQAVANQDWPEGGKQLATIRKLIGLNIILGLAVIAVASAGTSGAMWLNRVL, from the coding sequence ATGTCCTTTCTGCTCATGCTCCATGTACTCGCCGCCGTCATCTGGGTAGGCGGAATGTTTTTCGCGCACCAGGTTACGCGCCCGGCAGCGCTGGTACTGGAACCGCCACTGCGGCTGACCTTGTGGGCCAACCAGTTCTCGCGGTTCTTTCCCATTGTCTGGGCCTGCGTGATTATCCTGCCGGCGACCGGCTACGTGGTCATCTTCAATAACTTCGGCGGCTTTGCCAATGCCACGCTGTACATTCACTTCATGCACATTGTCGGCTGGCTGATGATCGCGGTTTTCCTGCATGTCTTCTTTGCGCCGTACAAGCGCCTGCGCCAGGCGGTGGCAAACCAGGACTGGCCGGAAGGCGGCAAGCAACTGGCGACCATTCGCAAGCTCATTGGCCTTAATATCATTCTCGGCCTGGCCGTCATCGCCGTGGCATCTGCCGGCACCTCGGGCGCCATGTGGCTGAACCGGGTCCTGTGA
- a CDS encoding class I SAM-dependent rRNA methyltransferase, which translates to MSNATLKLKKREDRRLRAGHGWIFSNEIDTKVTPLKGLVAGESVNIVSDSGQLLGSAYVNPASLICARMISRHANKTLDRALLQERIQRAHGLRDQLYATGHYRLVYGDSDFLPGLVIDRFDDVLVVQSSTAGIDVVMDDVKDVLTELFDPEAIILRNDSGARDLENLERYTRVIHGDMPDKLRIEENGLRFEVPTTDSQKTGWFYDQQDNRRRLNRYVAGKSVLDVFSYAGGWGIHAAHYGARDVACVDASEAALESVKRNAELNSLDSFVRTIKGDAFEVLKHLKESGEMFDVVILDPPAFIKRKKDMDSGSIAYERLNKAGLQLVNDGGVLISCSCSHHMSADNLQRAILKAAQKSRHQLQILETGEQGPDHPVHPAIAETRYLKAFYCRVLNT; encoded by the coding sequence GTGAGTAACGCCACCCTCAAGCTGAAGAAGCGTGAAGACCGGCGATTGCGCGCCGGTCACGGCTGGATATTCAGCAACGAAATTGATACCAAGGTCACGCCGCTCAAGGGCCTGGTAGCCGGTGAATCCGTCAACATCGTCAGCGACAGCGGCCAGTTGCTCGGCAGCGCCTACGTCAACCCGGCGTCATTGATATGCGCACGCATGATCAGTCGCCACGCCAACAAGACACTGGATCGCGCCCTGCTTCAGGAACGCATCCAGCGTGCCCACGGTTTGCGTGATCAGCTGTATGCCACCGGTCACTACCGGCTGGTTTATGGCGACAGCGATTTCCTGCCGGGACTCGTGATCGATCGCTTTGATGACGTACTGGTTGTGCAGAGCTCTACTGCCGGTATCGATGTTGTCATGGATGACGTCAAGGATGTTTTGACAGAACTGTTCGACCCGGAAGCGATTATCCTGCGCAACGACAGTGGCGCCCGCGACCTGGAAAACCTTGAACGTTACACCCGTGTCATACACGGCGACATGCCGGACAAGCTCAGGATAGAAGAAAACGGCCTGCGCTTTGAAGTCCCGACCACCGACAGCCAGAAGACCGGCTGGTTTTATGATCAACAGGACAACCGTCGTCGGCTGAATCGATACGTTGCCGGCAAGAGCGTGCTCGATGTCTTCAGCTACGCCGGTGGCTGGGGCATACATGCCGCCCACTATGGCGCCCGGGATGTTGCCTGTGTTGATGCGTCCGAAGCCGCGCTGGAATCGGTCAAGCGCAACGCCGAGCTCAACAGCCTCGACAGTTTTGTTCGAACCATCAAAGGTGATGCCTTTGAAGTGCTCAAGCATCTGAAAGAAAGCGGCGAGATGTTTGATGTGGTCATTCTTGATCCGCCCGCCTTCATCAAGCGCAAGAAGGACATGGACTCCGGCAGTATTGCCTACGAACGTCTGAACAAGGCCGGCCTGCAACTGGTCAACGATGGCGGCGTGCTGATCTCGTGCTCGTGCTCGCATCACATGAGCGCTGACAACCTGCAACGCGCCATTCTGAAAGCGGCGCAAAAGAGCCGGCATCAGCTGCAGATACTGGAAACCGGTGAACAAGGCCCCGATCACCCGGTACACCCCGCCATCGCTGAAACCCGCTACCTGAAGGCGTTTTATTGCCGGGTGCTGAATACCTAG
- a CDS encoding DUF2238 domain-containing protein, producing MILWRRHYLKILTSLFALEFILLAFGPYDRKDWALENLLVLIFVVALVATRKGFPLSRISYTLIFLFLCLHEVGAHYTYAMVPYDAFLQSAFGFSLNEAMGWQRNHFDRLVHFLYGLLLAYPVREVYCRIADARGFWAYFFPLDLVMASSMMFELFEWGAAELFGGDLGVAYLGTQGDIWDAHKDMLLASCGALIVMLITLGINIKIQPDFATEWCESLKVKWKQPLGEVEIKRLIRESQSDKD from the coding sequence ATGATTTTGTGGCGCAGGCATTACCTTAAAATACTCACCAGCCTGTTTGCGCTTGAGTTTATATTGCTGGCATTCGGTCCTTATGATCGCAAGGACTGGGCGCTGGAAAACCTGCTGGTGCTGATATTCGTTGTGGCACTGGTTGCGACAAGAAAAGGTTTTCCCTTGTCGCGCATTTCCTACACGCTGATATTCCTGTTCCTGTGTTTGCACGAAGTGGGCGCGCATTACACCTATGCCATGGTGCCGTATGACGCCTTTCTTCAGTCTGCGTTTGGCTTCAGTCTCAATGAAGCCATGGGTTGGCAGCGCAATCACTTCGACCGGCTGGTGCATTTTCTCTACGGCTTGTTGCTGGCCTACCCGGTACGCGAGGTGTATTGCCGTATTGCCGACGCCAGGGGTTTCTGGGCGTATTTCTTTCCGCTGGATCTTGTCATGGCGTCATCGATGATGTTTGAACTGTTTGAATGGGGCGCGGCAGAGCTGTTTGGTGGTGACCTGGGTGTAGCTTACCTGGGCACGCAAGGCGACATCTGGGATGCGCACAAGGACATGTTGCTCGCCAGCTGTGGTGCGTTAATAGTCATGCTCATTACCCTGGGCATCAATATCAAAATACAGCCTGACTTTGCCACCGAGTGGTGCGAAAGCCTGAAGGTAAAATGGAAGCAGCCGCTGGGTGAAGTGGAGATCAAGCGACTCATCCGTGAATCGCAGTCGGATAAAGACTAG